One Sphingomonas sp. FARSPH DNA segment encodes these proteins:
- a CDS encoding ferritin-like domain-containing protein: MTDSLDMTAALEARARRRDDRRGFFKTALGAAAVGVAGAATLGLSGEAAAQSATVTDADVLNFALNLEYLEAQFYSYAVNGVGLSNSLLTGTGTQGAATGARAVNFGGDATVSASDAAIIGNFAREIAADEAAHVAFLRSALGTSAIAQPTIDLSVGPNSAFSKAAAAAGLIAAGGTFDPYASVQNFLYAAFLFEDVGVTAYKGASTLLTSKVYLEAAAGILAAEAYHAAIVREELYRLGLSNAAIITQIGQISDARDALDGQTDIDQGIAETTTTITNADNTTTTLQVAHIVPADANAIAYSRTPGQVLNIAYLTSAQATSGGFFPNGVNGNVKQSAASA; the protein is encoded by the coding sequence ATGACCGACAGCCTGGATATGACCGCGGCCCTCGAGGCGCGCGCCCGGCGGCGCGACGATCGCCGCGGCTTCTTCAAGACCGCGCTGGGCGCGGCTGCGGTCGGCGTGGCCGGCGCGGCGACGCTCGGCCTGTCCGGCGAGGCGGCGGCGCAGAGCGCGACGGTGACCGACGCGGACGTGCTCAACTTCGCGCTCAACCTCGAATATCTCGAGGCGCAATTTTACAGCTACGCGGTGAACGGCGTCGGCCTGTCGAACAGCCTGTTGACCGGTACGGGCACGCAGGGCGCGGCGACCGGCGCGCGCGCGGTCAATTTCGGCGGCGACGCGACCGTCAGCGCGAGCGATGCGGCGATCATCGGCAATTTCGCGCGCGAGATCGCGGCGGACGAGGCGGCGCACGTCGCCTTTCTGCGTTCCGCGCTCGGCACCTCGGCGATCGCGCAGCCGACGATCGACTTGTCGGTCGGCCCCAACAGCGCCTTTTCGAAGGCGGCGGCGGCGGCCGGTCTGATCGCGGCGGGCGGTACCTTCGACCCGTATGCCAGCGTCCAGAACTTCCTCTACGCGGCCTTCCTGTTCGAGGACGTCGGCGTCACCGCCTACAAGGGTGCGTCGACCTTGCTCACCAGCAAGGTCTATCTCGAAGCGGCGGCGGGCATCCTCGCGGCGGAGGCGTATCACGCCGCGATCGTGCGCGAGGAACTGTATCGCCTCGGCCTCAGCAATGCGGCGATCATCACCCAGATCGGCCAGATCAGCGACGCGCGCGACGCGCTCGACGGCCAGACCGATATCGACCAGGGGATCGCCGAAACCACGACGACGATCACCAACGCCGACAATACGACGACGACGCTGCAGGTCGCGCACATCGTGCCCGCCGACGCCAACGCCATCGCCTACTCGCGTACCCCCGGCCAGGTGCTCAACATCGCCTATCTGACCAGCGCGCAGGCGACGTCCGGCGGGTTCTTCCCGAACGGCGTCAACGGCAACGTCAAGCAAAGCGCGGCTTCGGCCTGA
- a CDS encoding MipA/OmpV family protein — protein sequence MCRTFLAPLAVSLALIATPAAAQVATPDAGGTQKPAADLDVNRDSITIGLGAAYLPDYEGSNDYSFSPAPGAIGTVKGHDFVLAGNRVSFDLIPNRTDNGIELQAGPIAVLNLNRATTKGIDDPRIRALGKVGTAVELGGYVGVGKTGIVTSPYDRLSVSLSYRHDVAGASDGGIWQPSINYFTPLSLKAAVGLFATAEHADGNYARSYFGITPAQSVASGLAAYNPRGGWKDWNVGALGTYALTGNLLHGFKLVGGVTYGRLLNDFGDSPVVSVAGSRTQWLGALGVAYTF from the coding sequence TCTTGCGCCGCTGGCGGTTTCCCTCGCCCTGATCGCCACCCCCGCGGCGGCGCAGGTCGCCACACCCGATGCCGGCGGGACGCAGAAGCCGGCCGCCGATCTGGACGTCAACCGCGACAGCATCACGATCGGCCTGGGCGCGGCCTATCTGCCCGATTACGAAGGGTCGAACGACTACAGCTTCTCGCCTGCGCCCGGTGCGATCGGCACGGTGAAGGGCCACGACTTCGTGCTGGCGGGCAATCGCGTCAGCTTCGATCTGATCCCCAACCGCACCGACAACGGCATCGAGTTGCAGGCGGGGCCGATCGCGGTGCTCAACCTCAATCGCGCGACGACCAAGGGCATCGACGATCCGCGCATCCGCGCGCTGGGCAAGGTCGGCACCGCGGTCGAGCTGGGCGGCTATGTCGGCGTCGGCAAGACCGGCATCGTCACCAGCCCCTATGACCGGTTGTCGGTGTCGCTCAGCTATCGCCACGACGTCGCCGGCGCGTCCGACGGCGGCATCTGGCAGCCGTCGATCAACTATTTCACCCCGCTCAGCCTGAAGGCGGCGGTGGGCCTGTTCGCGACCGCCGAACATGCCGACGGCAACTATGCGCGCAGCTATTTCGGCATCACCCCGGCACAGAGCGTCGCGAGCGGACTTGCCGCCTACAATCCGCGCGGCGGGTGGAAGGACTGGAACGTCGGCGCGCTCGGCACCTATGCGCTGACCGGCAATCTGTTGCACGGCTTCAAGCTGGTCGGCGGCGTCACCTATGGCCGGCTGCTCAATGATTTCGGCGACAGCCCCGTGGTCAGTGTCGCCGGCTCGCGGACGCAATGGCTCGGTGCGCTTGGCGTCGCCTATACCTTCTGA